A genomic window from Aquitalea aquatilis includes:
- the fabF gene encoding beta-ketoacyl-ACP synthase II, protein MSKRRVVVTGLGHISPVGNDVVTGWANLLAGKSGIGKVTRFDASELNCQIAGEVKDFDISAYISPKEARRSDLFIHYGIAAALQAVADSGLDDVADLDKTRVGVNIGSGIGGLPLIEETGVAVQQGGARKIGPFFIPGSLINLIAGHVSILKGYQGPSYGIVSACTTGAHCIGDAARMIQYGDADVMVAGGAEGAISKLGMGGFAAMKALSTRNDDPETASRPWDKGRDGFVMGEGAGVLVLEEYEHAVKRGARIYAELIGFGMSSDAHHITAPSAEGPARGVQNALRDARINPDQVQYVNAHGTSTPLGDANETNALKIAFGDHAKKLVVNSTKSMTGHLLGGAGGVEAIYSILAVYNQVSPPTINLHEQDVESGCDLDYVANTARDMHIDIAISNSFGFGGTNGTLIFKRM, encoded by the coding sequence GTGTCCAAACGCAGAGTTGTAGTAACCGGTCTGGGACACATTTCCCCGGTCGGCAATGATGTCGTTACCGGCTGGGCCAATCTGTTGGCCGGCAAGAGCGGCATCGGCAAAGTAACCCGTTTTGATGCCAGCGAGCTCAACTGCCAGATCGCCGGCGAAGTCAAAGACTTCGACATCAGCGCGTATATCTCGCCCAAGGAAGCCCGTCGCTCCGACCTGTTCATCCACTACGGCATTGCAGCAGCGCTGCAAGCGGTAGCCGATTCCGGTCTGGACGATGTTGCCGATCTGGACAAGACCCGCGTTGGCGTCAACATCGGTTCCGGTATCGGCGGCCTGCCGCTGATCGAGGAAACCGGTGTAGCGGTACAGCAGGGCGGTGCCCGCAAGATCGGCCCCTTCTTCATTCCGGGTTCGCTGATCAACCTGATCGCCGGCCACGTATCCATCCTGAAGGGCTATCAAGGCCCGTCGTATGGCATCGTGTCTGCCTGCACCACCGGTGCGCATTGCATCGGTGATGCGGCACGGATGATTCAGTATGGCGACGCCGACGTGATGGTGGCCGGCGGTGCCGAAGGTGCCATCTCCAAGCTGGGCATGGGCGGTTTTGCCGCCATGAAGGCGCTGTCCACCCGCAATGACGATCCGGAAACCGCGTCCCGTCCCTGGGACAAGGGCCGCGACGGCTTTGTGATGGGCGAAGGTGCCGGCGTGCTGGTGCTGGAAGAGTACGAGCACGCGGTCAAGCGTGGTGCGCGTATCTATGCCGAGCTGATCGGCTTCGGCATGAGCTCCGATGCCCACCACATCACCGCTCCGAGTGCGGAAGGCCCGGCCCGCGGCGTGCAGAATGCACTGCGCGATGCCCGGATCAATCCGGACCAGGTGCAGTATGTGAATGCGCACGGTACTTCCACTCCGCTGGGTGATGCCAACGAAACCAATGCGCTGAAAATCGCCTTTGGTGACCACGCCAAAAAGCTGGTGGTGAATTCGACCAAGTCGATGACCGGCCACTTGCTGGGTGGCGCTGGTGGTGTGGAAGCCATTTACTCCATCCTGGCTGTTTACAACCAGGTGTCGCCACCCACCATCAACCTGCACGAGCAGGATGTGGAATCCGGTTGCGATCTGGACTACGTGGCCAATACCGCGCGTGACATGCACATCGATATCGCCATTTCCAACTCGTTTGGCTTTGGTGGTACCAACGGCACGCTGATATTCAAGCGCATGTAA
- a CDS encoding prephenate dehydrogenase produces MQQGITTLVVVGVGLIGGSFALSLKRAGKVQHVIGVGRTLDNLTRALELGVVDEISQDLAAVAGRADMVLLACPVGQMGRMMQAMAPHLQPHAIVSDAGSTKGDVAELFRTHLADHLAGCVPAHPIAGSELSGAAAAQYGLYEKRKVVLTPLPESSSGACDTVAALWQACGAVIHRMSPAEHDSVFATVSHLPHLLAFAYVGMVAGKPDAERCFDFAATGFRDFTRIAGSHPEMWKDITLANRSALLDELERYRQALAALTAQVADSDEAGLASTFDTARTARVGWYQRFLREGQT; encoded by the coding sequence GTGCAGCAGGGTATTACCACCTTGGTGGTGGTCGGGGTCGGGCTGATCGGTGGATCATTTGCGCTGTCGCTGAAACGGGCGGGCAAGGTGCAGCATGTGATCGGCGTGGGCCGGACGCTGGACAACCTGACCCGCGCGCTGGAACTGGGCGTGGTGGATGAAATCAGCCAGGATCTGGCCGCGGTGGCCGGCCGTGCCGACATGGTCTTGCTGGCCTGCCCGGTGGGGCAGATGGGCCGCATGATGCAGGCCATGGCCCCGCATTTGCAGCCGCATGCCATCGTCAGCGATGCCGGCAGTACCAAGGGCGATGTGGCCGAGCTGTTCCGTACGCATCTGGCGGATCATCTGGCTGGCTGTGTGCCGGCCCATCCCATTGCCGGTTCTGAGCTTTCCGGCGCGGCTGCCGCCCAGTACGGCCTGTATGAAAAACGCAAGGTGGTGCTCACCCCCTTGCCGGAAAGCAGCAGCGGCGCTTGCGATACCGTGGCCGCGCTGTGGCAGGCTTGTGGTGCGGTGATCCATCGCATGAGTCCGGCCGAACACGACAGCGTGTTTGCCACGGTCAGCCACCTGCCGCATCTGCTGGCCTTTGCCTATGTCGGCATGGTGGCGGGCAAGCCGGATGCCGAGCGCTGCTTTGATTTCGCGGCCACCGGTTTTCGCGATTTCACCCGCATTGCCGGTAGCCATCCTGAAATGTGGAAGGACATTACCCTGGCCAACCGCTCGGCCCTGCTGGACGAGCTGGAACGCTACCGCCAGGCGCTGGCGGCATTGACCGCGCAGGTCGCCGACAGCGACGAGGCCGGCCTGGCCAGCACATTCGACACCGCCCGCACCGCCCGCGTGGGCTGGTACCAGCGCTTTCTGCGCGAAGGACAAACCTGA
- the fabG gene encoding 3-oxoacyl-ACP reductase FabG has product MSLQGKVALVTGASRGIGAAIADALQAEGAIVIGTATSEAGAAAINERLAAAGGAGRVLNVTEDGAIEALVDAIDKEFGGVAILVNNAGITRDGLLMRMKDDDWDAIMDTNLKSVFKASKAVLRGMMKARWGRIINIASVVGATGNAGQTNYAAAKAGIMGFTKSMAREVGSRNITVNCVAPGFIDTDMTRALPEAQREALVGQIALGRLGDAKDIADATSFLASDRAAYITGQTLHVNGGMFMP; this is encoded by the coding sequence ATGAGTCTGCAAGGCAAAGTAGCCCTGGTCACCGGCGCTTCGCGCGGCATTGGCGCAGCCATTGCCGATGCGCTGCAAGCCGAGGGCGCCATTGTCATCGGCACTGCTACCTCGGAAGCCGGTGCTGCTGCCATCAACGAACGCCTGGCGGCTGCCGGTGGTGCCGGTCGCGTGCTGAACGTGACCGAAGACGGTGCCATCGAAGCGCTGGTGGATGCCATCGACAAGGAATTCGGCGGCGTGGCCATTCTGGTCAACAACGCTGGTATCACCCGCGATGGCCTGTTGATGCGCATGAAGGACGACGACTGGGATGCCATCATGGACACCAACCTCAAGTCGGTGTTCAAGGCATCCAAGGCCGTGCTGCGCGGCATGATGAAGGCCCGCTGGGGCCGTATCATCAACATCGCCTCGGTGGTGGGTGCCACCGGCAATGCAGGTCAGACTAACTATGCGGCAGCCAAAGCCGGTATCATGGGCTTCACCAAGTCCATGGCACGCGAAGTTGGCAGCCGCAATATCACGGTCAACTGCGTGGCACCGGGCTTCATCGATACCGACATGACCCGCGCGCTGCCGGAAGCGCAGCGCGAGGCGCTGGTGGGGCAAATTGCCCTGGGCCGTCTGGGCGATGCCAAGGATATTGCCGATGCAACATCCTTCCTGGCATCCGACCGCGCAGCCTATATCACCGGTCAGACACTGCATGTAAATGGTGGCATGTTCATGCCCTGA
- a CDS encoding EAL domain-containing protein, which yields MVAASLLEQQALAQPAQLAPIERDLAHINQLLNAHQFEQQALSLQAGRVRGRHEEWRFRSVYQPIYALEANGATRLWSVEALARVTDSFGGQLIPTVLFAAETSPRRSVFLDRQLRCLHLLNFLLQHPPADLVLSLNVNAQHLVNVSETHGQFFAEVLQYLQIPTSQICLEVVEDAVSDPMRLYEAVQRYRSLGFKIALDDFGQGASNLERVWLLEPDYVKLDKVLMRHALMRPGVRDKLARLVDILHLHGAKVVGEGIESAMQLDIARAAGCDFVQGFHLARPGEQLNLPV from the coding sequence ATGGTGGCAGCCAGCCTGCTGGAACAGCAAGCCCTTGCCCAGCCTGCGCAACTGGCGCCGATCGAGCGTGATCTGGCGCATATCAACCAGTTGTTGAACGCACACCAGTTCGAACAGCAGGCGCTCAGCCTGCAGGCCGGCCGGGTACGCGGCCGGCACGAAGAATGGCGTTTCCGCTCGGTGTACCAGCCGATTTATGCGCTGGAAGCCAATGGCGCAACCCGCTTGTGGTCGGTAGAAGCACTGGCGCGGGTGACTGACAGCTTTGGTGGCCAGCTGATTCCTACCGTGCTGTTTGCCGCCGAAACCTCGCCACGCCGTTCGGTTTTTCTTGATCGCCAGCTGCGCTGTCTGCATCTGCTCAATTTCCTGCTGCAACACCCGCCGGCTGATCTGGTGCTGTCACTGAATGTGAATGCCCAGCATCTGGTCAATGTCAGCGAAACCCATGGCCAGTTCTTTGCCGAGGTACTGCAGTATCTGCAGATTCCGACCAGCCAGATCTGTCTGGAAGTGGTGGAAGACGCGGTGAGCGACCCCATGCGCTTGTACGAGGCGGTACAGCGTTACCGCAGCCTGGGTTTCAAGATTGCACTGGATGATTTCGGCCAGGGCGCATCCAATCTGGAGCGCGTATGGCTGCTGGAGCCGGATTACGTCAAGCTGGACAAGGTGTTGATGCGCCACGCGCTGATGCGCCCCGGTGTGCGCGACAAGCTGGCGCGGCTGGTGGACATCCTGCATCTGCACGGTGCCAAAGTGGTGGGTGAGGGCATCGAAAGCGCCATGCAGCTGGATATCGCGCGCGCTGCCGGCTGTGACTTCGTGCAGGGTTTTCATCTGGCCCGCCCCGGCGAGCAGCTCAATCTGCCGGTCTAG
- a CDS encoding DUF2157 domain-containing protein, translated as MHVKRSQLQQAVEQGLLESQQADALWRFLSVQNQHVPRFQASHVLYYLGGLIALAAMSLFITLGWERFGGWGLTGIALAYGSGSLWLGRVLLRRQLALPAGILLALAVSLTPLAVYGAQHALGWWAGDTPYRDYHRLIDWRWMLMELATLASGVVLLWRYRLPFIMLPVAVTLWYMSMDLAPYLAGLDYADWTLSRLVSVYFGLLMLGLAFWVDVRSGRQPDYAFWLYLFGGLAFWGGLSLLDSDSELGKFGYLCVNLLLIACGTALARRVLAVLGGLGVAAYLGHLAYSVFRDSLLFPLALSLLGLAVVGLGVWWQRREAVLRQRLHALLPRPLRQLLAGLAD; from the coding sequence ATGCACGTCAAACGCAGCCAACTGCAGCAGGCCGTGGAGCAGGGCTTGCTGGAATCGCAGCAAGCTGATGCATTGTGGCGCTTTTTGTCAGTGCAGAATCAGCATGTTCCGCGTTTCCAGGCCAGCCATGTGCTGTATTACCTGGGGGGCCTGATTGCGCTGGCCGCCATGAGCTTGTTCATTACCCTGGGCTGGGAGCGTTTTGGTGGCTGGGGACTGACCGGCATCGCCCTGGCCTATGGCAGCGGCAGCCTGTGGCTGGGCCGCGTACTGCTGCGGCGGCAGCTGGCCTTGCCTGCCGGCATTCTGCTGGCGCTGGCCGTCAGCTTGACGCCACTGGCTGTGTACGGTGCGCAGCATGCGCTGGGCTGGTGGGCGGGTGACACCCCTTATCGCGATTACCACCGGCTGATCGACTGGCGCTGGATGCTGATGGAACTGGCCACGCTGGCCAGTGGTGTGGTGTTGCTGTGGCGGTATCGACTGCCCTTCATCATGCTGCCTGTTGCCGTGACGCTATGGTATATGAGCATGGATCTGGCCCCCTATCTGGCCGGGCTGGATTATGCCGACTGGACCTTGTCGCGGCTGGTGTCGGTCTATTTCGGTTTGCTGATGCTCGGGCTGGCCTTCTGGGTGGATGTGCGCAGTGGCCGCCAACCCGATTACGCCTTCTGGCTGTATCTGTTTGGCGGTCTTGCCTTCTGGGGCGGCTTGTCCTTGCTGGACAGCGACAGCGAACTGGGCAAGTTTGGCTATCTGTGCGTCAACCTGCTGCTGATTGCCTGTGGCACGGCCCTGGCGCGGCGGGTGCTCGCCGTGCTGGGTGGCCTGGGTGTTGCTGCTTATCTGGGCCATCTGGCCTATAGCGTGTTCCGCGACAGCCTGCTGTTTCCGCTGGCGCTCAGTCTGCTGGGGCTGGCGGTGGTTGGGCTGGGGGTGTGGTGGCAGCGGCGCGAAGCGGTTTTGCGCCAGCGCCTGCATGCCTTGCTGCCACGCCCCTTGCGCCAGTTACTGGCGGGTCTGGCCGATTAG
- a CDS encoding type III PLP-dependent enzyme: MTAHPGSQAAYQLLKHTARQALASAPYTGPLWLLDPALVRQQYLALQQALPRARIHYAVKANPHPAILHTLQTLGSDFEIASEQELDSLLQLGVDAARILYSNPIKARRAIRYAYQHGVRWFASDSVEETLKIAAEAPDATQYLRLEVDNDSSDYPLGTKFGLAIAEVPDLLAQARQHGVDIGGVHFHVGSQCRDPAAWLRAIDTVWPVMTLLGEQGFRPRLLNLGGGFPITYDKQAPDIASIGAALMPRLAQLPANCAVVVEPGRYMSGPAGLFICEVINVQRKHGKRWVYADAGMFSGLYELMDGFHYPLELNGAPAGPSGQAILAGPTCDSCDVLSEAMPLPDTLREGDLLWFYHSGVYTQNLVTAFNGMPAPRVVVCPEQS; encoded by the coding sequence ATGACCGCCCACCCCGGTTCACAAGCTGCCTACCAGTTGTTGAAGCACACCGCCCGCCAGGCGCTGGCCAGCGCACCGTACACCGGCCCACTGTGGCTGCTGGACCCGGCGCTGGTACGCCAGCAATACCTGGCACTGCAACAAGCCCTGCCGCGCGCCCGCATCCACTATGCAGTCAAGGCCAATCCGCATCCGGCCATCCTGCACACCCTGCAGACACTGGGCAGCGATTTCGAGATTGCCTCGGAGCAGGAGCTGGACAGCCTGCTGCAACTGGGTGTGGATGCCGCACGCATCCTGTACTCCAATCCGATCAAGGCCAGGCGCGCCATTCGCTACGCTTACCAGCATGGCGTGCGCTGGTTTGCCAGCGACAGCGTGGAAGAAACCCTGAAAATTGCCGCCGAAGCACCGGATGCCACCCAGTACCTGCGGCTGGAGGTGGACAACGACAGCAGCGACTACCCACTGGGCACCAAATTTGGTCTGGCCATTGCCGAAGTACCCGACCTGCTGGCGCAGGCGCGGCAACACGGCGTGGATATCGGCGGCGTGCACTTTCACGTGGGCAGCCAGTGTCGCGACCCGGCAGCCTGGCTGCGTGCCATCGATACGGTGTGGCCGGTGATGACCCTGCTGGGCGAACAAGGCTTCCGGCCACGCCTGCTGAATCTGGGGGGTGGCTTTCCCATCACCTATGACAAGCAAGCACCGGACATCGCCAGCATCGGCGCGGCGCTGATGCCACGGCTGGCGCAACTACCCGCCAACTGCGCAGTGGTGGTGGAACCCGGCCGTTACATGAGCGGCCCGGCAGGCCTGTTCATTTGCGAGGTGATCAATGTGCAGCGCAAGCACGGCAAGCGCTGGGTGTATGCCGATGCCGGCATGTTCAGCGGACTATACGAACTGATGGACGGCTTCCACTACCCGCTGGAACTGAATGGCGCGCCAGCCGGCCCCAGCGGCCAGGCCATCCTGGCAGGCCCCACCTGTGACAGCTGTGATGTGCTGAGTGAAGCCATGCCACTGCCGGATACGCTGCGTGAGGGGGATTTGCTGTGGTTCTATCACAGCGGTGTCTATACCCAGAATCTGGTGACTGCCTTCAACGGCATGCCGGCTCCGCGCGTGGTGGTGTGTCCGGAGCAATCGTGA
- the pabC gene encoding aminodeoxychorismate lyase — MAMLINGQPGEQISALDRGLAYGDGIYRTIEIRHGQPRLWAWQYPRLLADAARLKLPLPDEALLLDEISQLASGVELGVAKIVLTRGVGARGYAMPAACQPTRMVSVTPWAGYPLERARDGVNVRWCDTRLSCQPLLAGIKHLNRLENVLARSEWSDPDMHEGLMLDQRGLLIEATMSNVYLVEGQLIVTPRLDQNGVQGMLRDWLFAHAPQLGYQLEEADIAPARLWQAEQVFLSNSLIGLWPVASLDGQPLIQTHDCCRQLQALLAEQV; from the coding sequence ATGGCCATGCTGATCAACGGCCAGCCCGGCGAGCAGATTTCCGCACTGGACCGTGGCCTGGCCTATGGCGACGGCATCTATCGCACCATCGAAATCCGCCACGGCCAGCCGCGGCTGTGGGCCTGGCAATACCCGCGGCTGCTGGCCGACGCGGCCCGGCTGAAACTGCCGCTGCCGGATGAAGCCTTGCTGCTGGATGAAATCAGCCAGCTGGCCAGCGGAGTGGAGTTGGGCGTGGCCAAGATCGTGCTCACCCGTGGCGTGGGCGCACGCGGCTATGCCATGCCGGCTGCTTGCCAGCCCACCCGTATGGTGTCGGTTACTCCGTGGGCGGGCTATCCGCTGGAGCGCGCCCGTGACGGGGTGAATGTGCGCTGGTGTGATACCCGGCTGTCCTGTCAGCCCTTGCTGGCGGGCATCAAGCACCTGAACCGGCTGGAAAACGTACTGGCCCGTTCCGAATGGAGCGACCCGGACATGCATGAAGGGCTGATGCTGGACCAGCGCGGTTTGCTGATTGAAGCCACCATGAGCAATGTCTATCTGGTGGAAGGGCAGCTCATCGTCACACCCCGGCTGGACCAGAACGGCGTACAGGGCATGCTGCGCGACTGGCTGTTTGCCCATGCGCCGCAGCTGGGCTATCAGTTGGAAGAGGCGGACATCGCCCCGGCCCGGCTGTGGCAAGCCGAGCAGGTGTTCCTCTCCAACAGCCTGATCGGCCTGTGGCCGGTGGCCAGCCTCGATGGTCAGCCGCTGATACAAACGCATGACTGCTGCCGGCAGCTACAAGCCCTGCTGGCTGAACAAGTCTGA
- a CDS encoding NAD(P)/FAD-dependent oxidoreductase translates to MFESSAHYPPTWYAATSQAEQIERPPLRQDLDVDVLVVGAGYTGLYTAHNLADAGVNVAVIEASRVGWAASGRNGGQIILGFSCDMPPIEAALGLEAAQEIWQLLRGAAADIRHKIAQHQIDCELAQGHLWTSVLWQRIKLLSEWQEHAARHYDYQALEFVPRKDLAQHVGSERYVAGLIDHEGGHFHPLKYILGLARAAEEKGVAIFEQTRALSYATTADGCEVQTAQGKIRCRKLVLATNAYIDQLDPALERKIMPVGTYMIATEPLPEELARQLLPSNMAVSDNQFILDYFRLSADRSLLFGGKCTYSGNTPANLTASMRADLLRVFPQLVPYRITHTWGGHIDITVPRTPDFGCRGDVYWAQGFSGHGVVPTCAAGRVLANAILGDSHLLQQFMRLSTPDFPGGKLLRVPLQAAGMFYYRLRDYAIPGLSY, encoded by the coding sequence ATGTTTGAATCCAGCGCGCATTACCCGCCCACCTGGTATGCAGCCACCAGCCAGGCTGAACAAATCGAACGCCCGCCGCTGCGACAGGATCTGGACGTGGACGTGCTGGTAGTGGGGGCCGGCTATACCGGCCTCTATACCGCGCACAATCTGGCCGATGCCGGAGTCAACGTGGCGGTGATCGAGGCCAGCCGGGTTGGCTGGGCGGCAAGCGGACGCAATGGCGGCCAGATCATTCTGGGCTTTTCCTGCGACATGCCGCCCATTGAAGCCGCGCTGGGGCTGGAGGCAGCACAGGAAATCTGGCAACTGCTGCGCGGTGCGGCTGCCGACATCCGCCACAAGATTGCCCAGCATCAGATCGACTGCGAACTGGCACAGGGCCATCTGTGGACCTCGGTGCTGTGGCAGCGCATCAAGCTGCTGTCGGAGTGGCAGGAGCATGCGGCCCGTCATTACGACTATCAGGCGCTGGAGTTCGTCCCGCGCAAGGATCTGGCGCAGCATGTCGGCTCGGAGCGCTATGTGGCGGGGCTGATCGACCATGAAGGCGGCCATTTTCACCCGCTCAAATACATTCTGGGGCTGGCACGTGCCGCCGAAGAAAAAGGCGTGGCCATCTTCGAACAGACCCGCGCTCTGTCCTATGCCACCACGGCGGATGGCTGCGAGGTGCAGACGGCACAGGGCAAGATCCGCTGCCGCAAACTGGTGCTGGCCACCAATGCCTATATCGACCAGCTGGACCCGGCGCTGGAACGCAAGATCATGCCGGTAGGCACCTATATGATCGCCACCGAACCGCTGCCCGAAGAGCTGGCACGCCAGCTGCTGCCCAGCAATATGGCGGTGTCCGACAACCAGTTCATCCTGGACTATTTCCGCCTGAGTGCCGACCGCAGCCTGTTGTTCGGTGGCAAATGCACCTATTCCGGCAACACCCCGGCCAATCTCACCGCCAGCATGCGCGCCGACCTGCTACGGGTATTTCCGCAGCTGGTGCCCTATCGCATCACCCATACCTGGGGCGGGCATATCGACATCACCGTGCCGCGCACCCCGGATTTCGGCTGCCGTGGCGACGTGTACTGGGCGCAAGGTTTTTCCGGCCATGGCGTGGTGCCCACCTGCGCGGCAGGCCGGGTACTGGCCAATGCCATTCTGGGCGATAGCCATCTGCTGCAGCAGTTCATGCGCCTGTCCACCCCCGACTTTCCCGGCGGCAAGTTGCTGCGCGTGCCACTGCAAGCGGCCGGCATGTTCTATTACCGCCTGCGCGACTACGCCATCCCCGGCCTGAGCTACTAA
- a CDS encoding DUF4936 family protein — MSCTVYVYFKIDPASGRQLLPALRQMQAALAVDGIRASLLRRADEAAAAPVQTWMEVYQGVEDVAQFRQQMQQALACFVGVEQMPPRHLECFQPLE, encoded by the coding sequence ATGTCCTGCACCGTGTATGTCTATTTCAAGATTGATCCGGCCAGCGGCCGCCAGTTGTTGCCGGCACTGCGCCAGATGCAGGCCGCACTGGCGGTCGATGGCATCCGCGCCAGCTTGCTGCGCCGCGCCGACGAAGCCGCAGCTGCGCCGGTACAGACCTGGATGGAGGTTTATCAGGGAGTGGAGGATGTGGCGCAGTTTCGCCAGCAGATGCAGCAGGCGCTAGCCTGTTTTGTCGGTGTGGAACAGATGCCGCCACGCCATCTGGAATGCTTTCAGCCGCTGGAGTGA
- the acpP gene encoding acyl carrier protein — translation MENIEARVKKIVAEQLGVNEAEVKIESSFVDDLGADSLDTVELVMALEEEFECEIPDEEAEKITTVQQAVDYVTAHLNK, via the coding sequence ATGGAAAACATCGAAGCGCGCGTTAAAAAGATCGTTGCCGAACAACTGGGCGTAAACGAAGCTGAAGTCAAGATCGAATCGTCCTTCGTTGATGATCTGGGCGCTGACTCCCTCGACACCGTTGAGCTGGTAATGGCTCTGGAAGAAGAGTTCGAGTGCGAAATCCCGGACGAAGAAGCTGAAAAGATCACCACTGTTCAGCAAGCCGTGGATTACGTTACCGCCCACCTGAACAAGTAA
- a CDS encoding aminodeoxychorismate synthase component I, with protein MFTERLDFLPDLLALHAARRADFPYLLMSSGEQGWDMLFAAHSTTLYHAGEGEALVEALRQFQPQAVDNPHHLPFVGGHFLYLGYDLLSQFEPRVAESLPDSFPLAAMARVPAAILINRREQTAWIVAESADDWQRLGELVRSIPAFVPQAVSLQTLEEDSPHWYTDAVLRLKNYIYEGDVFQVNISRGWRAALGPEVQAPDLFAALRRANPAPFSALADFGSAQIVSSSPERLVRVRDGWADTRPIAGTHPRSPDPVEDGVLKQRLISSVKERAEHVMLIDLERNDLGRISQPGTVEVNELMAVESYAYVHHIESNIRGRLRDDVSPLDTIRALFPGGTITGCPKVRTMQIIRELENSARRAYTGSLGYLNRDGSMDLNILIRTFMQEGQQLRFRAGGGIVADSDPQRELQETRHKARGLLRALGVEQA; from the coding sequence ATGTTCACCGAACGACTCGACTTCCTGCCCGACCTGCTGGCCCTGCATGCCGCCCGTCGCGCTGACTTCCCCTATCTCTTGATGTCCTCCGGCGAGCAGGGCTGGGACATGCTGTTTGCCGCCCACAGCACCACGCTGTACCACGCTGGTGAGGGCGAGGCCTTGGTCGAGGCCCTGCGCCAGTTTCAGCCGCAAGCGGTGGACAATCCACACCATCTGCCCTTTGTCGGCGGGCATTTCCTCTACCTGGGCTACGACTTGCTGTCGCAGTTCGAGCCACGCGTGGCCGAGTCCCTGCCCGACAGTTTCCCACTAGCCGCCATGGCGCGGGTACCGGCAGCCATTCTGATCAACCGCCGTGAGCAGACTGCGTGGATCGTGGCGGAAAGCGCCGACGACTGGCAGCGGCTGGGTGAGCTGGTTCGCAGCATTCCTGCTTTTGTGCCGCAAGCGGTCAGCCTGCAGACGCTGGAAGAAGACTCGCCGCACTGGTATACCGACGCTGTACTGCGGCTGAAAAACTACATTTACGAAGGCGATGTGTTCCAGGTGAACATTTCGCGTGGCTGGCGGGCCGCACTGGGGCCGGAAGTACAGGCCCCCGACCTGTTTGCTGCCCTGCGCCGGGCCAACCCGGCACCGTTTTCCGCGCTGGCCGATTTTGGCAGCGCGCAGATTGTCAGCTCCTCGCCGGAGCGGCTGGTGCGGGTACGCGATGGCTGGGCAGATACCCGGCCGATTGCCGGCACCCATCCGCGCTCGCCCGACCCCGTCGAAGATGGCGTGCTCAAGCAGCGGCTGATTTCCAGCGTCAAGGAGCGGGCCGAGCATGTGATGCTGATCGACCTGGAGCGCAACGATCTGGGCCGCATCAGCCAGCCCGGCACGGTAGAGGTGAACGAACTGATGGCAGTGGAAAGCTACGCCTATGTTCATCACATCGAATCCAATATCCGTGGCCGCCTGCGTGACGATGTCTCGCCGCTGGACACCATCCGCGCCCTGTTTCCCGGCGGCACCATCACCGGCTGCCCCAAAGTACGCACCATGCAGATCATCCGCGAGCTGGAAAACAGCGCACGCCGTGCCTATACCGGCAGCCTGGGCTATCTCAACCGCGATGGCAGCATGGACCTGAACATCCTGATCCGTACCTTCATGCAGGAAGGGCAGCAGCTGCGCTTCCGCGCCGGTGGCGGCATCGTGGCCGATTCTGACCCGCAACGCGAATTGCAGGAAACCCGCCACAAGGCGCGTGGCCTGCTGCGTGCGCTGGGCGTGGAGCAAGCCTGA
- a CDS encoding SDR family oxidoreductase, translating into MSQTLLITGASRGIGAATAVQAATAGWQVAVNYRQDEVAAQQVVAAIRAQGGEAEAFQADVSDEAQIIQLFAAVAARFGRIDGLVNNAGATAPMGRLDSFSAERIQHMLQLNVAGPMLCCREAVRRMSTRHGGRGGIIVNVSSAASRLGSAGEYIDYAASKGAIDTLTLGLAREVAGEGIRVNAVRPGLIETGIHALSGEAGRVARLAPGVPMQRGGQPQEVAAAIVWLLSDAASFCTGSILDVSGGR; encoded by the coding sequence ATGAGCCAGACCCTGCTGATTACCGGTGCTTCCCGTGGCATTGGTGCGGCTACCGCCGTGCAAGCGGCCACTGCCGGCTGGCAGGTGGCGGTGAATTACCGGCAGGATGAGGTGGCCGCGCAGCAAGTGGTGGCAGCCATCCGCGCCCAGGGCGGCGAGGCCGAGGCCTTTCAGGCTGATGTGTCGGACGAGGCGCAGATCATCCAGCTGTTTGCTGCCGTAGCCGCCCGCTTTGGCCGCATCGATGGCCTGGTCAACAATGCCGGTGCCACCGCTCCCATGGGGCGGCTGGACAGCTTCAGTGCCGAACGCATCCAGCACATGCTGCAACTGAACGTGGCGGGGCCGATGCTGTGCTGCCGCGAGGCCGTGCGCCGCATGTCCACCCGTCATGGTGGGCGTGGCGGTATCATCGTCAATGTGTCTTCGGCGGCATCACGGCTGGGCTCGGCCGGCGAATATATCGATTACGCCGCCAGCAAGGGAGCCATTGACACCCTCACGCTGGGCCTGGCGCGCGAAGTGGCCGGCGAAGGCATCCGCGTCAATGCGGTGCGCCCCGGCCTGATCGAAACCGGCATCCACGCCCTCAGCGGCGAAGCCGGCCGCGTGGCGCGGCTGGCGCCCGGCGTGCCCATGCAGCGCGGCGGCCAGCCGCAGGAAGTGGCTGCCGCCATTGTCTGGCTGCTATCCGATGCCGCCAGCTTTTGCACCGGCAGCATTCTGGATGTGTCCGGCGGACGTTGA